The following coding sequences are from one Candidatus Bathyarchaeota archaeon window:
- a CDS encoding M20/M25/M40 family metallo-hydrolase codes for MSGLREELFSHIEGRRGEMVGFLRKLVGIDTQVPPGQNYDAICDVIADKLAEFGCDVTIHEAPERYLRLSGAEHLGLKGPRSNVVARYKGGRGKPTLHLSAHIDTAPIQGEGWSMNPLGGEVTADNPYGRSPYDRGGGYLWGRGASDDKGECTAMVYAVEALDELGVRLDGDIILTANCDEEIGGIAGLGFLIKEGIVKADYGVQLDGSLTGIGLAAQGRARFIIRTLGKSYHGQLPILGINAIEKMSKINVALNDYWRNVLLRRRRPTPGIELPSELRGAGVTELTAMLNIGTIKGGVQGATVPDRCEEEILRGMIPGEALEDVRKELISVIEGVRATDMDLRYELELINFREGYVMPPEHPYVQEVRSLIKDVIGRELPFTGTLASTDMNYQVNEGRMPCVNIGVGGPYSNTHRQDESVAVDEVVECAKIVALLCLRMLGGHA; via the coding sequence ATGTCTGGGTTAAGGGAAGAACTCTTCTCCCACATAGAGGGGAGAAGGGGAGAGATGGTTGGTTTTCTGAGGAAGCTTGTTGGTATTGACACTCAGGTACCGCCTGGCCAAAACTACGACGCTATCTGCGATGTCATCGCGGATAAGCTGGCCGAGTTCGGATGCGATGTGACCATCCATGAAGCCCCTGAGAGGTATCTGAGGCTCTCAGGCGCTGAGCATCTGGGGTTGAAGGGCCCCAGGAGCAATGTCGTGGCCAGGTATAAAGGAGGGAGAGGAAAGCCCACCCTCCACTTAAGCGCCCATATAGATACAGCCCCCATACAAGGAGAAGGGTGGAGTATGAACCCCTTAGGAGGGGAGGTTACGGCTGATAACCCCTATGGCAGGAGTCCATATGATAGGGGTGGGGGCTATCTTTGGGGGAGGGGTGCTAGCGACGATAAGGGGGAGTGCACGGCCATGGTCTACGCTGTTGAGGCGCTCGATGAGCTTGGCGTGAGGCTTGATGGGGACATCATCCTAACGGCTAACTGCGATGAGGAGATAGGGGGGATCGCCGGGCTCGGTTTCCTCATAAAGGAGGGCATAGTAAAAGCCGACTATGGGGTTCAGCTCGACGGCTCCCTAACCGGGATAGGGCTCGCAGCCCAGGGAAGGGCCCGCTTCATCATACGCACGCTGGGAAAGTCATACCACGGACAGCTTCCAATACTCGGTATAAACGCCATTGAGAAGATGTCGAAGATAAATGTCGCCCTAAACGATTACTGGAGGAATGTCCTCCTCAGGAGGAGGAGGCCCACACCTGGTATTGAGCTTCCATCTGAGCTCAGGGGAGCTGGTGTAACCGAGCTCACGGCGATGCTGAACATAGGGACCATCAAAGGGGGTGTCCAGGGGGCGACCGTCCCAGACAGGTGTGAGGAGGAGATCCTCAGAGGGATGATCCCCGGAGAGGCCCTCGAGGATGTTAGGAAGGAGCTTATATCAGTGATAGAGGGGGTTAGGGCCACGGATATGGACCTGAGATACGAGCTTGAGCTGATAAACTTCAGGGAGGGCTATGTCATGCCACCCGAGCATCCCTATGTACAGGAGGTGAGGAGCCTGATCAAGGATGTCATAGGAAGGGAACTCCCATTCACTGGAACCCTAGCCAGCACGGATATGAACTATCAGGTGAACGAGGGCAGGATGCCATGCGTCAACATCGGGGTTGGAGGCCCATACAGCAACACCCACAGGCAGGACGAGTCCGTGGCCGTTGACGAGGTAGTGGAGTGCGCCAAGATCGTCGCGCTCCTCTGCCTCAGGATGCTCGGAGGCCATGCTTAG
- a CDS encoding trypsin-like peptidase domain-containing protein, whose product MDEVKPEGETGHKAGVSRLSILLLVLLIANLGFLVFLSIDVNLQTSRLNREIEILQFQLKSTQSELASLRDEIKIRVLSNASETLQLTRIYNETRMSVVLIRVRTLTGSAQGSGFVYDNEGRIITNNHVVEGASSIEVTFPNGVVAKATLVGRDPYADLAVIQVKVDPSLLRPLKLGSSSELLVGEPVVAIGNPYGLANTVTFGIVSAVGRQIEAPGGYAIVDVIQTDAAINPGNSGGPLLNMRGEVVGMNTAIVSTTGSFSGIGFAVPSDTIKREVPSLVENGTYQHPYLGIRGMDVTPSIAEAMGLDGGTRGALVVDVVEGGPAHKAGLKGGTMDLVIDGARVRVGGDIIIGVEGREVRSFYDLVVHLERYHRPGDTIRLNVIRGRGVVELMLTLGVRPPPS is encoded by the coding sequence ATGGATGAGGTTAAGCCTGAAGGGGAGACTGGACATAAAGCTGGTGTCAGCAGGCTCTCCATACTTCTGCTGGTCCTCCTTATCGCTAACCTAGGATTCCTAGTCTTCCTGTCCATCGATGTCAACCTCCAGACATCCAGGCTGAATAGGGAGATAGAGATCCTCCAGTTCCAGCTTAAGAGCACACAGTCAGAGTTAGCATCCCTTAGGGATGAGATCAAGATCAGGGTTCTTAGCAATGCCTCGGAGACCTTACAGCTTACACGGATCTACAACGAGACCAGGATGTCCGTTGTCCTGATCCGGGTTAGAACCCTAACGGGCTCGGCCCAGGGCTCGGGCTTCGTCTACGATAATGAGGGGAGGATAATAACTAACAACCATGTGGTGGAGGGGGCCTCGAGCATAGAGGTCACCTTCCCAAACGGCGTCGTGGCCAAGGCCACGCTGGTGGGGAGAGACCCGTACGCGGACTTAGCCGTAATCCAGGTGAAGGTGGATCCGAGCCTCCTAAGGCCCTTGAAATTGGGGAGCTCCTCCGAGCTCCTTGTAGGGGAGCCCGTCGTGGCCATCGGCAACCCCTACGGCCTCGCCAACACGGTGACCTTCGGAATAGTTAGCGCGGTGGGCAGGCAGATCGAGGCCCCTGGAGGCTACGCCATCGTTGATGTCATCCAGACGGATGCGGCCATAAACCCGGGGAACAGTGGAGGCCCCTTACTGAACATGAGAGGGGAGGTGGTGGGTATGAACACCGCCATCGTCAGTACGACCGGCTCCTTCTCCGGGATAGGCTTCGCGGTCCCCTCTGACACCATAAAGCGGGAGGTCCCAAGCCTTGTAGAGAACGGGACATATCAGCATCCATACCTCGGGATAAGGGGTATGGACGTCACCCCGTCGATAGCCGAGGCCATGGGCCTAGACGGCGGAACCCGAGGGGCCCTGGTGGTGGATGTGGTCGAGGGAGGGCCAGCTCACAAGGCGGGCCTCAAAGGCGGAACCATGGATCTCGTGATAGATGGGGCCAGGGTGAGGGTGGGGGGAGACATAATAATAGGGGTGGAGGGGCGGGAGGTTAGGAGCTTCTACGACCTGGTTGTGCACTTGGAGAGGTATCATAGACCTGGAGACACCATCAGGCTTAACGTGATCAGGGGGAGGGGGGTAGTGGAGCTGATGCTCACCCTAGGCGTGAGGCCTCCTCCATCCTAA
- a CDS encoding 3-keto-5-aminohexanoate cleavage protein, giving the protein MDKLIITAAVTGGEYVSKTVTPYVPSSVEEIVEEAVRCVEAGASIVHLHAKDPLTGEPYRGDPNPVLREYVERIRERVDVVINLTTGGGRLGVPPERWDELVRDRCRLGQEMMSLNMGTINRWAEHATGPVFMNTVEMIERWCRYMVEAGVKPEHEVYDTGMINVCRDLAERGIAPEPLHIQFVMVGRTGMLPTPKTLLYCLDQIPKGWTWSVCALGRHEIPMAAVAMTLGGHVRVGFEDNIYLKRGVLAKSNAELVEKVADIARILDRPIATPGEVREMLGLKRPSR; this is encoded by the coding sequence ATGGATAAGCTTATCATAACGGCTGCGGTAACGGGTGGCGAGTATGTATCGAAAACCGTCACCCCTTATGTCCCCTCAAGTGTTGAGGAGATAGTCGAGGAGGCGGTTCGATGCGTGGAGGCTGGGGCCTCCATAGTCCACCTCCACGCCAAGGATCCCCTGACGGGAGAGCCCTACCGGGGGGACCCCAACCCCGTCCTAAGGGAGTATGTGGAGAGGATAAGGGAGAGGGTTGACGTCGTCATAAATTTGACGACTGGAGGCGGAAGGCTGGGGGTTCCCCCTGAGCGTTGGGACGAGCTGGTTAGGGATAGGTGTAGGCTGGGCCAGGAGATGATGTCCCTGAACATGGGGACGATTAACAGGTGGGCTGAGCACGCCACGGGCCCGGTGTTCATGAACACTGTGGAGATGATCGAGAGGTGGTGCCGCTACATGGTTGAGGCTGGGGTTAAGCCCGAACACGAGGTCTATGACACGGGGATGATAAACGTCTGCAGGGATCTAGCCGAGAGGGGGATCGCGCCTGAGCCTCTCCACATACAGTTCGTGATGGTTGGAAGAACTGGGATGCTGCCCACCCCTAAGACCCTCCTATACTGCCTAGATCAGATACCGAAGGGCTGGACTTGGAGCGTCTGCGCCTTAGGCCGCCATGAGATACCCATGGCCGCGGTCGCCATGACCCTCGGGGGGCATGTGAGGGTGGGGTTCGAGGACAACATATACCTCAAGAGGGGAGTTCTAGCCAAGAGCAACGCCGAACTCGTTGAGAAGGTTGCTGACATAGCTAGGATCCTGGACAGGCCTATAGCCACGCCCGGGGAGGTTAGGGAGATGCTCGGGCTTAAAAGGCCTAGCCGATGA
- a CDS encoding 3-oxoacid CoA-transferase: MMEYTATELMACVASRTLEDGRSVLVGTGLPIVAATLAQRLHAPNLLIIFEAGGIGPKIPTIPISVGDSRTFHRAIMAASMDYVMSCAQLGLVDYAFLGAAQIDPYGNLNTTVIGPHDSPLVRLPGSGGGNDAGSLCWRTIILMIQDRRRFVEKLDFLTTPGYLTGRGAREGAGLPWGTGPYRVITQLGVMGFDEVSKRMKLLSIHPGTTLEDIIENTGFELIIPEEVPVTEPPRIEELRLLREVIDPAGIVIG; encoded by the coding sequence ATGATGGAGTACACCGCCACAGAGCTCATGGCATGTGTAGCTAGCAGAACGCTAGAGGATGGAAGATCCGTTCTTGTGGGGACAGGCCTCCCCATAGTGGCTGCAACCCTGGCCCAGAGGCTTCACGCCCCAAACCTGCTGATAATCTTCGAGGCGGGTGGTATAGGGCCCAAGATACCCACCATACCCATCAGCGTCGGGGATAGCAGGACCTTCCACAGGGCCATCATGGCGGCTAGCATGGACTACGTCATGAGCTGCGCCCAGCTGGGCCTAGTCGACTACGCCTTTCTCGGCGCGGCCCAGATAGATCCCTATGGAAACCTGAATACCACCGTGATAGGGCCCCATGACAGCCCACTTGTCAGGCTTCCAGGGAGCGGGGGAGGGAACGATGCCGGTTCGCTCTGCTGGAGAACCATAATCCTCATGATTCAGGATAGGCGCCGCTTCGTCGAGAAGCTGGACTTCCTCACAACCCCCGGCTACCTCACCGGTCGAGGGGCGAGGGAGGGGGCTGGGCTTCCCTGGGGCACAGGCCCGTATAGGGTGATCACCCAGCTGGGGGTGATGGGCTTTGATGAGGTATCGAAGAGGATGAAGCTCCTTTCGATACACCCAGGAACCACATTAGAGGATATCATAGAGAACACAGGTTTCGAGCTGATAATCCCTGAGGAGGTGCCGGTTACCGAGCCACCCAGGATAGAGGAGCTGAGGCTGCTTAGGGAGGTCATAGACCCAGCGGGGATCGTCATCGGCTAG
- a CDS encoding CoA transferase subunit A yields MAERKSRSPVDKRMTLREAVERFTRDGDYFALGGFGHIRVSMAAIYEMIRRGRRHMAMAAKTAVHDVDILIASGVVDRVECAYSFGHELRGLSPAGRRAVEMGRVKVVAEISNAGFQWRFKAAAMGLPFLPTRVMLGSDTLRYSSAKVVEDPFSGKPICLLPACYPDFAFIHVHRCDRYGNSQIDGITIEDSDLARAAKRLIITTEEIVDEDLIRMEPERTVIPYYLVDAVCEVPYGSHPGNMPGLYYSDEEHMAEWLKLSRTDEGVKEYLDKYVFSVEEFPQYIELIGGRGKMEYLRRLEMLEEPLRAPWAGRR; encoded by the coding sequence ATGGCTGAGAGGAAGAGCAGAAGCCCAGTAGATAAGAGGATGACCCTGAGGGAGGCCGTTGAGAGGTTCACCCGTGACGGGGACTACTTCGCCCTTGGGGGCTTCGGCCATATCAGGGTGAGCATGGCCGCCATCTACGAGATGATAAGGAGGGGTAGGAGGCACATGGCGATGGCCGCAAAGACGGCTGTCCACGATGTCGACATCCTGATAGCTTCCGGGGTGGTCGATAGGGTCGAGTGCGCCTACAGCTTCGGCCATGAGCTCAGGGGCTTATCCCCAGCGGGTAGGAGGGCGGTCGAGATGGGGAGGGTTAAGGTGGTCGCCGAGATATCAAACGCGGGTTTCCAGTGGAGGTTTAAGGCGGCGGCGATGGGGTTGCCCTTCCTCCCAACAAGGGTTATGCTCGGATCAGACACCCTGCGCTACAGCTCGGCTAAGGTAGTGGAGGACCCCTTCAGCGGGAAGCCCATATGCCTCCTACCGGCCTGCTACCCCGACTTCGCCTTCATCCACGTCCACAGGTGCGACCGCTACGGAAACTCGCAGATAGATGGCATAACGATCGAGGACTCTGACCTCGCAAGGGCGGCGAAGAGGCTGATAATAACGACGGAGGAGATCGTTGATGAGGATCTGATAAGGATGGAGCCTGAGAGGACTGTGATCCCCTATTACCTCGTCGACGCCGTCTGCGAGGTTCCCTACGGCTCCCACCCTGGGAATATGCCCGGCCTATACTACTCCGATGAGGAGCATATGGCTGAGTGGCTCAAACTGAGCAGAACAGATGAGGGGGTAAAGGAATACCTCGACAAGTACGTCTTCTCAGTCGAGGAGTTCCCACAATATATAGAACTAATTGGGGGAAGGGGGAAGATGGAGTATCTCCGGAGGCTGGAGATGCTAGAGGAGCCCTTGAGGGCTCCATGGGCGGGGAGGAGATGA